The Klebsiella sp. RHBSTW-00484 genome includes a window with the following:
- a CDS encoding 6-phospho-beta-glucosidase, with amino-acid sequence MSQKLKVVTIGGGSSYTPELLEGFLKRYHELPITELWLVDVAEGQEKLDIIHALCQRMVEKAGVPMKVYKTLDRRAALEGADFVTTQLRVGQLKAREKDERIPLSHGYLGQETNGAGGLFKGLRTIPVIFDIVKDVQEVCPNAWVINFTNPAGMVTEAVYRHTGFKRFIGVCNIPIGMKMFITDVLKLSPSDELNIDLFGLNHLVFVRDVLVNGVSRFDELLDGVASGRLTANSVKNIFDLPFSEGLIRSLRLIPCSYLLYYFKPKEMLAIEMGEYYKGGARAQVVQKVEKQLFELYKNPDLNIKPKELEQRGGAYYSDAACEVINAIYNDKQAEHYVNVPHHGHIDNIPADWAVEMTCTLGRDGAKPTPRITHFDEKVLGLIYTIKGFEVAASEAAISGKLDDVLLALNLSPLIHSDRDAEKLAREMILAHEQWLPNFAATIEKLKQ; translated from the coding sequence ATGAGCCAGAAATTGAAAGTCGTGACTATCGGTGGCGGCAGCAGCTATACCCCGGAATTACTGGAAGGGTTCCTGAAACGTTATCATGAACTGCCAATTACCGAACTGTGGCTGGTGGACGTCGCAGAAGGGCAGGAAAAGCTCGATATTATCCACGCCCTGTGCCAGCGCATGGTGGAAAAAGCCGGCGTGCCGATGAAAGTCTATAAAACCCTCGATCGCCGCGCGGCGCTGGAAGGGGCGGATTTCGTGACCACTCAACTGCGCGTTGGCCAACTGAAGGCGCGTGAGAAAGACGAACGCATTCCGCTGAGCCATGGTTATTTAGGCCAGGAAACCAACGGTGCGGGCGGTCTGTTTAAAGGCCTGCGCACTATTCCGGTCATTTTTGACATCGTAAAAGATGTGCAGGAAGTCTGCCCGAACGCCTGGGTGATTAACTTTACCAACCCGGCAGGTATGGTGACCGAAGCGGTCTATCGCCACACCGGCTTTAAGCGCTTTATCGGCGTGTGCAATATTCCGATCGGCATGAAAATGTTTATCACCGACGTGCTGAAGCTGAGTCCGAGCGACGAGCTGAACATCGATCTGTTTGGTCTGAATCACCTGGTGTTTGTTCGCGACGTGCTTGTTAACGGCGTTTCGCGCTTTGACGAGCTGCTGGACGGCGTGGCTTCCGGTCGTCTGACCGCGAACTCAGTAAAAAATATCTTTGATCTGCCGTTTAGCGAAGGGCTGATTCGCTCACTGCGCCTGATTCCGTGCTCCTATTTGCTCTACTACTTCAAGCCAAAAGAGATGCTGGCGATTGAAATGGGCGAGTACTATAAAGGCGGTGCGCGCGCACAGGTTGTGCAGAAAGTTGAGAAACAGCTGTTCGAGCTGTATAAAAATCCGGATCTGAACATCAAACCGAAAGAGCTGGAGCAGCGCGGCGGGGCATACTACTCAGACGCAGCCTGTGAAGTGATCAACGCCATCTACAATGATAAGCAGGCCGAACACTACGTGAACGTGCCGCATCATGGCCACATTGATAACATCCCGGCCGACTGGGCGGTGGAAATGACCTGCACGCTGGGCCGTGATGGTGCGAAGCCGACACCGCGCATCACGCATTTCGATGAGAAAGTGCTGGGGCTGATTTACACCATTAAGGGTTTTGAAGTGGCGGCCAGCGAAGCGGCAATCAGCGGCAAGCTGGATGATGTCCTGTTGGCGCTTAACCTGAGCCCGCTGATCCACTCCGATCGCGATGCCGAGAAGCTGGCGCGGGAGATGATCCTCGCGCACGAGCAATGGCTGCCAAACTTTGCGGCGACTATCGAAAAACTGAAACAGTAA
- the chbR gene encoding transcriptional regulator ChbR has translation MMTTEISTAREQQLFNGKNFHVVIYNKTESVSGLHQHDYYEYTIVLTGRYYQVINGKRVLLERGDFVFIPMGSHHQSFYEFGATRILNVGISKSFFEKHYLPLIPFGVVASQVYGVKSTFLSYIESVIASLNFRETEFDEFIELVSFYTLNRLRHYREEPVEDVIPQWLKNAVEGMHDNLKFGECALENMVELSGKTQEYLTRATQRYYAKTPMQIINDIRINFAKKQLEITNYSVTDIAYESGYSSPSLFIKTFKKLTSFTPSSYRKHLTSIN, from the coding sequence ATGATGACCACTGAAATCAGTACCGCCCGGGAGCAACAACTGTTCAACGGCAAAAACTTTCATGTGGTCATTTATAACAAAACGGAGAGCGTGAGCGGGCTTCACCAGCATGATTATTACGAGTACACCATCGTTTTAACCGGCCGCTATTATCAGGTCATTAATGGTAAGCGGGTGCTGCTGGAGCGCGGGGATTTTGTCTTCATCCCGATGGGGTCGCATCACCAGAGTTTTTATGAATTTGGCGCGACACGCATTCTTAACGTCGGCATTAGCAAAAGTTTCTTTGAGAAACACTATCTGCCGCTGATACCGTTTGGTGTGGTTGCTTCTCAGGTCTACGGCGTCAAAAGTACTTTTCTCAGTTACATTGAGTCGGTTATTGCATCGCTGAATTTTCGTGAAACTGAATTTGACGAATTTATCGAACTGGTCTCGTTTTACACCCTTAATCGTTTACGGCATTACCGCGAGGAACCCGTGGAAGATGTGATTCCGCAATGGTTGAAAAATGCCGTCGAGGGGATGCACGATAATCTTAAGTTTGGCGAGTGCGCACTGGAAAATATGGTTGAGCTCTCCGGGAAAACTCAGGAGTACTTAACCCGCGCGACCCAACGTTATTATGCAAAAACGCCGATGCAGATAATTAATGATATTCGTATCAACTTCGCCAAGAAACAGTTAGAGATAACCAACTACTCGGTGACCGATATTGCCTATGAGTCGGGGTATAGTAGCCCAAGTTTGTTTATTAAAACATTCAAAAAGCTGACTTCATTTACCCCCAGCAGTTATCGGAAGCATCTCACCAGTATTAATTAA
- the chbA gene encoding PTS N,N'-diacetylchitobiose transporter subunit IIA has protein sequence MFDLDNIAAEDTPINDLEEVVMGLIINSGQARSLAYGALKQAKKGDFEAAKAMMEQSRVALSEAHLVQTQLIESDEGEGKVKVSLVLVHAQDHLMTSMLARELVAELIELHEKVQ, from the coding sequence ATGTTTGATCTGGATAATATCGCAGCAGAAGACACGCCGATAAACGACCTCGAAGAGGTGGTGATGGGGCTGATTATCAACTCCGGGCAAGCACGCAGTCTGGCCTACGGCGCACTGAAGCAGGCAAAGAAAGGCGACTTCGAGGCAGCGAAAGCCATGATGGAGCAATCAAGGGTGGCCCTGAGCGAAGCGCATCTGGTGCAAACGCAACTGATTGAGAGCGATGAAGGCGAAGGTAAAGTGAAGGTGAGCCTGGTGCTGGTTCATGCGCAGGATCATCTAATGACCTCAATGCTGGCTCGTGAGTTGGTTGCCGAATTGATTGAGCTGCACGAGAAGGTACAATAG
- the chbC gene encoding PTS N,N'-diacetylchitobiose transporter subunit IIC: MSKVIDSLEKVLLPFAVRIGRQPHVNAIKNGFIKLMPLTLAGAMFVLINNVFLSFGDGSFFYSMGIRLDASTIETLNGFKAIGGNVYNGTLGIMSLMAPFFIGSALAEERKVDPMAAGLLAVAAFMTVTPYSVGEAYAVGANWLGGANIISGIVIGLVVAEMFTFIVHRNWVITLPSSVPASVSRSFSAVIPAFIILSIMGIISWALTHWGTNFHQIIMDTISTPLASMGAVVGWAYVIFTSLLWFFGVHGSLALSALDSGIMTPWALENIATYQQYGSVEAALAAGKSFHMWAKPMLDSYIFLGGTGATLGLIIAIFIASRREDHRQVAKLALPSGIFQINEPILFGLPIIMNPVMFIPFILIQPLLAAITMTAYTLGIIPPITNIAPWTMPTGLGAFFNTNGSVAALLLALFNLGIATLVYLPFVIISNKAQGVIEQEESEEDIANALKF, encoded by the coding sequence ATGAGTAAAGTGATTGATTCGCTTGAAAAGGTACTCCTTCCTTTTGCCGTCAGAATAGGAAGACAACCTCACGTCAATGCAATTAAGAACGGCTTTATTAAGTTAATGCCATTGACGCTAGCTGGGGCAATGTTTGTTCTAATTAACAACGTATTTCTGAGCTTTGGCGACGGCTCTTTCTTTTATTCAATGGGCATTCGTCTGGATGCTTCTACAATTGAAACCCTTAACGGTTTTAAAGCTATCGGCGGTAACGTTTATAACGGTACGCTGGGTATTATGTCGCTGATGGCGCCTTTCTTTATCGGTTCCGCATTAGCTGAAGAGCGTAAAGTGGACCCGATGGCGGCAGGCTTACTGGCCGTCGCGGCATTTATGACCGTTACGCCTTATAGCGTGGGTGAGGCCTACGCCGTTGGCGCTAACTGGTTAGGCGGCGCTAATATTATTTCCGGTATCGTGATCGGTTTGGTCGTTGCCGAGATGTTCACCTTCATCGTTCATCGTAATTGGGTCATTACGCTGCCGTCCAGCGTACCGGCTTCGGTTTCCCGCTCATTCTCGGCGGTCATTCCGGCCTTTATTATACTGTCGATCATGGGGATTATCTCCTGGGCTCTGACCCACTGGGGCACGAACTTCCACCAGATCATCATGGATACCATCTCCACGCCGCTGGCCTCAATGGGTGCCGTCGTTGGCTGGGCGTATGTGATTTTCACCTCACTGCTGTGGTTCTTCGGTGTACACGGTTCGCTGGCGCTGTCGGCGCTGGATAGCGGAATCATGACGCCGTGGGCGCTGGAAAATATCGCGACCTATCAGCAGTATGGTTCTGTCGAAGCCGCGCTGGCCGCAGGTAAGAGCTTCCATATGTGGGCCAAGCCGATGCTTGATTCCTACATCTTCCTTGGCGGTACCGGTGCGACTCTGGGCTTAATCATCGCTATCTTCATCGCTTCACGTCGTGAGGATCATCGTCAGGTTGCGAAGTTGGCGCTGCCGTCAGGCATCTTCCAGATTAACGAGCCAATCCTGTTCGGTCTGCCGATTATTATGAACCCGGTGATGTTTATCCCGTTCATTCTGATTCAGCCTCTGCTGGCGGCTATCACCATGACCGCTTACACCCTGGGCATCATCCCGCCGATTACCAACATCGCGCCGTGGACCATGCCGACCGGTTTGGGTGCCTTCTTTAACACTAACGGCAGCGTTGCTGCACTGTTACTCGCACTGTTCAACCTGGGTATAGCCACGCTGGTCTACCTGCCGTTTGTGATAATTTCCAACAAAGCGCAGGGCGTCATTGAGCAGGAAGAGAGCGAAGAAGATATCGCTAACGCACTGAAATTCTAA
- a CDS encoding PTS sugar transporter subunit IIB, with protein MEKKHIYLFCSAGMSTSLLVSKMRAQAEKYEVPVVIEAFPETLAGEKGPEADVVLLGPQISYMLPDIQRLLPNKPVEVIDSVLYGKIDGLGVLKAAVAAIKKAAAQ; from the coding sequence ATGGAAAAGAAACATATCTACCTATTTTGTTCCGCCGGGATGTCTACATCGCTGCTGGTTTCTAAAATGCGCGCTCAGGCCGAGAAATACGAAGTGCCGGTCGTTATTGAAGCATTCCCGGAAACGCTGGCCGGTGAAAAAGGGCCTGAAGCCGATGTCGTTCTATTAGGTCCGCAGATATCTTATATGCTGCCAGATATTCAACGTTTACTGCCAAATAAACCTGTGGAAGTCATTGACTCGGTTTTATACGGTAAGATTGATGGTTTAGGTGTTTTGAAAGCGGCCGTTGCGGCCATTAAGAAAGCTGCTGCACAATAA
- the osmE gene encoding osmotically-inducible lipoprotein OsmE, protein MNKNFAGFLGAAAVLTMLAGCTAYDRTKDQFTQPVVKDVKKGMTRAQVTQIAGKPSSEVTMIHARGTCQTYILGQRDGKIETYFVALDDTGHVINSGYQTCAEYDTDPRNSK, encoded by the coding sequence ATGAACAAGAATTTTGCAGGATTTCTGGGCGCAGCAGCAGTATTGACTATGCTGGCAGGGTGTACGGCCTATGACCGTACCAAAGATCAGTTCACGCAGCCGGTGGTTAAAGACGTCAAAAAAGGTATGACCCGTGCTCAGGTAACGCAAATTGCCGGTAAACCTTCATCTGAAGTCACCATGATTCATGCGCGTGGTACCTGCCAGACATACATCCTGGGTCAACGCGATGGTAAAATTGAAACCTATTTTGTTGCCTTAGACGATACGGGACACGTTATCAATTCTGGCTATCAGACCTGCGCAGAGTACGACACGGATCCGCGCAACAGCAAGTAA